In Citrus sinensis cultivar Valencia sweet orange chromosome 3, DVS_A1.0, whole genome shotgun sequence, the sequence AGGGTGAAATTTTGAGAATACCTTTCGAttaatctctctctcaaataataacaactaatttatttaatttttaagacaaatttgataaatttgtattttttttcttttcgttaaTATCTCTAAGAATATCATTGCAAGGGTATTatcgtaaaaataaaaaaagtaagtgtagaattgtaatataattaccAACAAAGGTGTcattagatattttttttaaatatagggatttaactcaaaatataagaactaaacaattatttatcttgGGTGAGATTTTAGAATGTTTTTGTTATACTATATTTACTTAATGTATGTATAATATGtgtatacaaaattaaatataactattaattacataattttttttaaaataaatatatacatatcatGTTGATTAAGTAGTATAGAATAAAAGTATTCTAGAATCCGGGGTTTCTCGAGAACGAACGTCACTAATGACGACTCGAAAGGCAAGTTTCACTTGGATCGAGCTTTTCAAAGAAACGGTCAAAGATTGGTTTGAAGATAATCTTCGATTGGGAAGCCATAAACTTCATTTTGTTAGACAAATTGGCACCGATATGCGACCAAACACGTTTAATGGCCAGCTATCTGAATCCGTTGCCTTCGCAGGCATGTAATTTAAGTCCAGGTCCAACTCTCTGCCAATAACAGAAGAAATTtcgttaaattaaataatattccTTCCGCTCCCACTACTTTTACTTACTCTCAGTTACAAAGTCAAAGCCCATCTTTCGACGGCAAGTCGGCAACACTTATCCTATCTTTCTGCGGATAGAATCGTAGAAAATCTACTCCATATTGCTGTCGCTATAGAGACTTCTTagccaaaaataataatattttaagacGAGTTCTACATCTTTCCTGGTTGATGAGGAGTGGCTTTCAGAAACAGAGCAAAGCAATCAATTGGAAATTGTTTCTCAACTCTCCAGGCCACTCTGTTTTGCGCTTTGATGGTTTACAAATTCGGAAGGCAAAAAACCCGAGATAGATTATCAATCGATGATTTACGTTTCTTCAGTTTCAGGTTATCAGCATTTTCTGCTTACCACTTTCAATATGTAAAGAAGAGTGGGAAACCGCCGTAACAGAAGTGCCCCTAAATATCTTTTCCCTGACATAAATTCCCAATGGCTAAGAAAAGTATTGACAAATTAACTACCAATAGAATTTGCCTAAATCCTAATAGCAAATTAAATATGGACAATATGCCACATAGCTAGCGACTTTTGTCAGCCTGAGTAGTATCACATGTTGATTGTTGACGGTGTCAGTGGGGACTGTTTGGTTTGGTCCGGTTTAGGGGTAGAATTGAACCAAATCTAAACCAATTAATTCATGATTTTGTGAACTAAATATTGGAACCGAACTAAATTAAACCAAATTAATTCGGTTCAATTCTATGGTCCGGTTTGCTTTGATTTGCTTcgaataattttatcttctatattttacaaaaaaaaaaagatataatagtAATATACTATTACTATAAGAATAATCTTGAGTTCTTAAATccacaaacaataaaaaaaaataataaaattcaacaataacCTAAAAATCcattataaattacaaaaaaaaactttacttCAAAATTTCATTGCTACTGAACACTTTCTCAATCACCACTTCTTGAtctttcaaatttcatatCCAAAGTAGCTTCATTATCTCTCAAAACCATTAGCCAAGCACcaacaattaaacaaaataaagtaGAGCGTATAATATCACATTGATAAtcacatatattaattaacaaataaaagtatcaatttcattatctaaatattattcattttgaACCACATAAATGaaagttaaacaaaaaaaattgtacaatCTGCTTAAatataaacttaaatataaattttacaaaatataccTTTTCAAAGTTTATCCATAAACTCATTTTCCTaaagtaatttattaagatttgtaaaagagaaaaccacagttaattttatgttaatatcAATATTTCAACCATATTAGGACTTAGACCTTTAATATAGATCTAGTTTAGGCTAGggctaattttaaaatttttattttcataaattctatttttaatttttttggtgaaCTATTTAGTTCGGTGGCTCCGTTTGGTTTTAAACCAAACCAAGACCAATTAGTTAAGAAATTTcgaaacaatttaatttttgctgCCCGAACAGAACCAAACCAAATGTCCACGCCCAGTTGAAAGTGGATTACCAAATCAATGTCTCTAACTTTATCTAATGCAATAGTCCCTTAGGTAGTATAAGAGACTTGAACTGTTTTAAAGGATCATTGAATAAGCCAGACTGTGCAAGCTACAGCACCTCGACCTATGCATTATCAGATTGCCATTGAGCCAGCAGTAAATGCAATCATGTGAGTTTGATTCTGGCACCCCACGCACCAGCACTACGTGCAATAAGTTTCTTCGGTCTTTACCCTTCTACATTGTTAGGATCGGAAGGAAAATTACGCAGCAAGAGAAAACCCAATTCCGTTAATCATACGATATGGATGTTTGTTGATGATCCCTAAACCCATATCCTGAGTTCGTACCCCAAAACCTGTAAATAATGCCTTCCATTCTCAGTTCATAATTCACATTAGGTGAGCTGCCCTCAATTTCTCCTAAGTGTAAGCATGTAATGTGAACCCACGACTATATGCAATTTGAGAAGCCAAATCCAAAAGTCGCATCTGTTCTCATgttagaaacaaaaattattattcatcatcatcatcactctCATCACTGTATGAAACCAGGCCTGTCCTAGTTACATCATTAGATTTGTCAGTATCGCCATTAGATGTTCTCACTATGTCTGGTGATTTTTCTGTCTCAACATCAGGGGCTTTCGCAATGTCTGCAGGTTCTTTAACACTTCCCTCATCTATCCTTGCTTTCTTTGCTTGAGGCTTAACTTTTATAATCATGCCTAATGGACGAGTTGGTGGATTCTTCCTCCCAGCTGTTTTCTGTTCCTGAAAACAGAAATAAGATGCCTTCAGAAATTAAAGGCACATAGTGGTATGAAACCTTTAATTATACAACATAGATCAAGTCATCCCCGCAATAATATGGATCCACCAAGTTCTTTCAACTTAAAGAGGCTAAGTTCACCATGAGCAATCAATATTTGCTGTTCCGGGAAGGTGGGCTCGTCACTAATGCAACTAAAAAGAACTTTTAAGTACCAACCTGGACTGCAGGAAGAGGGGGTGTTTCCTTCAATTCATGTACAATAGTAGATTGTGCTGCCACCGCTGCctgaaagaagaaaccaaagaAATACCGTCTAAGACGAGggtgagataaaaaaaaagttctggAAATCATTATGCAGCTGCATGGGCCATCAAAATCATTACGACAAGCATTCATAGACAGCTGAAGACCGTAATTAATTTGACAGCCTAGGTAAGCTTATATTCATTGGTTTAACACATATCCAAACCTAAAATGCTGCACATTTAATAAGTATATACATGTGAACGTGTTGGGGAGTTGAGCAATACTTATATTATTCtaacataaaacaaaggaTAGGGCATCTGTTTTCTTGCACCTAAACCTTAAAGCGACTCTACAAATCAAAATTGGAGAGAAAATTACCTGGAAACTACGAAGCTGTTGGGCCTCTTCGTCAGCCACTTGACGCTCATAGTCTCTCCTAGACTGGAagaagaatttaataattggTAAAGGAAATTTGAAAGAATCATGGCTGATTTGGAATGTAAGTCAATAAGTAACAATGACATTGATTATACACCCCCATGAGGCTCGTAAGGGCATAAAACTTTATGGGAAGAGAAACTAAATAATCATCATACAGTCCAAACTCTTAACAAAAATGTGATAGGCAGCATACATGTTgatcaacaacaaaatttcctaatagaattcttttttgcttgttggtgggggggggggggggggggttcgCACTTCTACTAGAACTTCATACAATCTTAAAACATGGTCTCACCGTTTCCCATTTTTCAAGAAACTCAGTCTCATCTTCGTCCAGAGCTTTGGGTGGtcctgcaaaaaaaaaaaaaaagagtgattATTCTTGCATTCTTTCTAGCATGTTAACATTCAACAACATTGAAAAGTGAAGAAATCGATATTCACTTTGCAGTGACACAGCTGAACTgatcaaacatatattttaaacagGATTAACCACATCATAGAATTAGAACCCATTccaatttagaaatttcactGATATTTATTCAACCATtagtaaaagataaaagaataaatcgACTAATAGAGACCAGCACTTACTGTGCTTGAAGCGTTCATTGAATTCTGCATCCTTCTTGTCTTTATTCTCCTTCAGTATCTACATGAAGGAAAAAGAACTATCAGCAACTCCGTAGagctcaacaatatttttgatcagcccaaaaaacaaaatcgaAAGAGGCACattagcattattattattattatttttttaaaaagaacaaacCTCAAAGAGAGGCCTATCTCTCTGAGCAGTGCCATCATCAACTCGTTCGCCCCTTGTTCTTTTAGCTTCATCCAACTGTCACAACAAATGCATCaactgattttattaaaaaaaaaaattagggtttaggaagaggtaattaatttatagaaatttGTAGTACCTGTTCCTCCGATATGAAATTCATCAACCTTATCGGACGCGATGATTCCTCCGCCATCTCAGAACTAGCCTAATGCAATTCAATAGGTTTGAAATTTCGAGGATTTAGATCGAAATGCGATGAGAATGACACTATCGAGAGCTTAGCTTTTAACTCAGCAGTTGCACCCgattgtgtttaatttttgggCGGCTAATGTGCTGAAATGACAAGAGTACCCTCCGTTGTAATGCGTACCCTCAATAGTGATGCTATTTGAACggaaaaaataaacagatgAGAGgcataattaaatcaactGTAAATCACATGACTTgagagtaaaaaaataaaataattaattaatactatAAACTTATAAGGTTTAATACTTCATGATGTATTCTTTcactttctttattatttttctagtcAATTTATCTCAATAGCCTTAGTTCTCAATTGCttattaaacatattaatataattttcctcttaaatatattttatatacatgagACGAATacaattactttaaatttcaatttctcaattacggcacttatatttattttcaaccaaaaaaaaattgatattattattttttctaatcatTCATCCCTCTTCACCTCATtctaaattaaacatattcaTTCAAAATTGTAACTACAAGTAGGCTAAATCAAATACGGTATGCTAATTGGTATAATGTAAATGTAAAGCAATAAAAATTGTCGAATTATTTGGTACCTGGTTAATTTTACCTATCATGATAAGAGAAGAAAGAATGATGTTCAAAATTGACAATTgggaataaaaattttaggaagATAATGaagtaattatattacaaattttttaaatcttatttatttatttatttatagtttaaatCTTCAATCtatttggattttggaatAAAGCAGGCTGCCAGCTGGCAGCTCCAGTTGGCTCCATCCATACTGTCCGTAACTAAGGTTCGCCATCGCACCGTTggtattaaatgaaaaagttaaaaaaacaaacgtgAAGCCGCGTAGGAAGTGTGGCGAAGCAAAACCGCCACGAGCGAGCAAGCGCGAAGCAATACCAGCAACCCACGTCAGCATTGGCACTTTCTTGACCAATATATCTTCGCCACGCGTCTCTTACTAGTAATTCCAACCGCTCTTTCATCctcattcaaatttttgttggCAAAAATacatttcaaatatttcatCTTCCTGAAACACTTCAAGTCCGCAAAGCCTCTGAATCCCAGCGATGGAAACGACCGCCATTGCTCAACGCTTTCTTCCATGCATACCTTCCGACACCGGTGACCGGTTTCCGATCAAGTATCATCTGGGTTTTGGAGATTTCAGAGTTTCAGAGCGAACCCGAAATTCTTTCAGACGATTGAGTAGTCGGTTTTCGGATTGCGGACATCAGCAGTATTATGTATCGCCAAGGAAAGAAaccaagaagaaagaaaaggaaaagagttCTGAGATTAAATCAGtgaggaagaaattgaagtttaTGAAAAGATTGTCCAGTGACTTGCTCCCTCTTGAGGCTTTTGGCAACGAGGATGCAAGTAGTTTGAGGAATGAAGAAAGGATTTCAGTAAGAACATGAACCTGTTACCTTCTTGGTGTTCTTTCGACTTTCAATTTGGtttctctatttttcatattttccaaataagctataaaaaaaaaaaaggtatgtAAATAATCTCATGTTTCTTTGATGCAGGAAGCAGTACAAGTGCTACAAGCACAACTCTTGCAGTTGAGATCAGAGCagaaagaattgaagaaaatgatgaaagagaagaaagcacaGATTAAAACCACAATGAAGGAGAGAAAGGGTAATCGCAAATCTGGGTCATCATCGAGCTCATCATCTGAGTCCAGCGACAGTGATAATGGGGACGTAATTGACACGATCCCCTTGAGAAGTAACATTTTGAAACTATCAGAAAACATTGAAGTACAAAAGGAGATAATAGTACCGGCTTTAGCTAAATCTGCTACTTCATTGATTCAACAAGACAAGTTGGAGGATTGCTGCTTTAGAAGTGGGGGTGAATGCAGAAATTTAAATGGCCGGAGTAACGATCAAGGCTATGGCATTGTTGAGAGGACAACCACAACAAGAACTAAGAGAATTGAGGTCTGCATGGGTGGCAAGTGTAAGAAACTAGGAGCTGGAGCTCTGTTAGAAGAATTTGAGAGGAAGGCTGGTGCTGAATGTGATGTGTCAATGTGCAAATGCATGGGCAAGTGCAGGGATGGTCCTAACCTCAGGGTTTCAAATAGTCACGATGGAGATTCAGCTATAAGAATACAGGGCTATGCTAAACCTTCGATCAATTCTCTTTGCATTGGCGTTGGTTTAGAAGATGTGGATATGATTCTGGCAAATATTTTGGGCAAagatatgaataataattgCATGATGGCTCCTTCTTGACAATAGCTCATCCTTTTTATTACTCTCTTGATAGTTCAGCTGAAACTTGAGATGAACgttgttttgattttggaaTTATAAAGATGGTTCCACAAGGAAGATGGTGACTTACAGCTTAGCAAATGTTatttaaactataattcttctaaatttcttatattttttctttttatgaaaaaaGTGGGTGAGacatactattttttattcaaatgtaTGTTCTCTTTTACATTCGAGGGGGTATTTGGATCATGATATAGAAGTTCGCTCATCTTCTAATTTAACCATGCAAATACACACTCAGATTGCGATCACTGTCAAATGAagagacaaaat encodes:
- the LOC102627729 gene encoding uncharacterized protein LOC102627729; this encodes MAEESSRPIRLMNFISEEQLDEAKRTRGERVDDGTAQRDRPLFEILKENKDKKDAEFNERFKHRPPKALDEDETEFLEKWETSRRDYERQVADEEAQQLRSFQAAVAAQSTIVHELKETPPLPAVQEQKTAGRKNPPTRPLGMIIKVKPQAKKARIDEGSVKEPADIAKAPDVETEKSPDIVRTSNGDTDKSNDVTRTGLVSYSDESDDDDE
- the LOC102628019 gene encoding diacylglycerol O-acyltransferase 3, coding for METTAIAQRFLPCIPSDTGDRFPIKYHLGFGDFRVSERTRNSFRRLSSRFSDCGHQQYYVSPRKETKKKEKEKSSEIKSVRKKLKFMKRLSSDLLPLEAFGNEDASSLRNEERISEAVQVLQAQLLQLRSEQKELKKMMKEKKAQIKTTMKERKGNRKSGSSSSSSSESSDSDNGDVIDTIPLRSNILKLSENIEVQKEIIVPALAKSATSLIQQDKLEDCCFRSGGECRNLNGRSNDQGYGIVERTTTTRTKRIEVCMGGKCKKLGAGALLEEFERKAGAECDVSMCKCMGKCRDGPNLRVSNSHDGDSAIRIQGYAKPSINSLCIGVGLEDVDMILANILGKDMNNNCMMAPS